Below is a genomic region from Rouxiella chamberiensis.
TGCGCCGCGATGATGCGCCGCTCCGTCGAGTGGCGGGAAAAAGCGGCGAATTTGACCGTTTACGCAAGTTTTATGAAGAGCGCCGTGAGTGGTCTTCGCTGTGTGTGCACTGTGACAATCAGGCCACCGCCGATCTGCTTGAAAAGCTCGGCTTCAACAGCGACGTCATTTAATTTCCTCTTCATGTCCGCGTCATATCCTTCGCACGCATTTACAAGGGCAGTGAAACACTGCCCGTTTTAGTCTGTAGTTTGAATTTCTGGAGAATACCAACATGTCTGATGGCTGGAATATTGCGCTGCTTGGCGCCACTGGCGCAGTGGGTGACGCGCTGCTGGAGTTGCTGTCTGAACGTCAGTTCCCGGTTGGTGAGCTTTTCCCGCTGGCGAGCGAGCGCAGCGCCGGACAAACGATCCGTTACAACGGCAAAAGCATGCTGGTACGTGACGTCGCCGAGTTTGACTGGACTCAGGTGCAGCTGGCGTTTTTCGTGGCCGGTACCGAAGCTTCGGCCAACTATGCCGAAGAAGCCGCGAACCAGGGCTGTCTGGTTATCGACAGCAGCGGCCTGTTCGCGATGGAGCACGACATTCCTCTGGTCGTGCCGAGCGTCAACCCCGACGTGCTGGCCCATTACCGCAACCGCAACATCATTGCCGTGGCCGACAGCCTGACCAGCCAACTGCTGACCGCTATCAAACCGCTCACGGAACTTGCCGGCTTGTCTCGCCTGCACGTGACCTCGCTGCTTTCCGTTTCTGCATTGGGTAAGGCCGCCGTCGACGATCTCGCCGGGCAGAGCGCGCGCCTGCTCAACGGCA
It encodes:
- a CDS encoding aspartate-semialdehyde dehydrogenase, which translates into the protein MSDGWNIALLGATGAVGDALLELLSERQFPVGELFPLASERSAGQTIRYNGKSMLVRDVAEFDWTQVQLAFFVAGTEASANYAEEAANQGCLVIDSSGLFAMEHDIPLVVPSVNPDVLAHYRNRNIIAVADSLTSQLLTAIKPLTELAGLSRLHVTSLLSVSALGKAAVDDLAGQSARLLNGIPAEEGMFSKQLAFNMLPLLSDKEGSVLEERRLVEQVRKVVQDDGLPISVSCVQSPVFYGHAQVVHVEGLRPLSAEEARAELEQADDINVSDEDDFPTQVSDASGNASLSIGCIRNDYGIPELIQFWSVADNVRFGGALMAVETAEKLIQEYWY